In Pedobacter sp. WC2423, the following are encoded in one genomic region:
- a CDS encoding dipeptide epimerase, whose product MQAVHISFNLELKHPFAIAGFTRTSTPLLLLKLTYENVDGYGEASMVPYLGESYHSAEAFLQKVDWTHFKQPFNFGEFTAYLNNIDAGNPAIKAAIDIALNDINGKILQKPCFEIYHADPAKMPVTSYTIGIAAPELIKEKVADAKGFKVLKVKLGSGHDKELIHAIRSVSNLPLYIDANQGWTDRKMAIDLIYWLHDQGAVLIEQPMNKANIEGNAWLTGRSPIPILADEAVQRLSDIDHIKGAYHGINVKLMKSGGMYEAHQMILKARSYGMKVMIGCMSETSIATQAGLALAPLCDWVDLDGPFLTKNNPFEPPVLQEGRYILKDLPGLGLKGLSPSLFLP is encoded by the coding sequence ATGCAAGCAGTTCATATTTCTTTTAACCTGGAACTTAAACATCCTTTCGCAATTGCCGGATTCACGAGAACAAGTACCCCTTTATTACTATTAAAGCTTACTTATGAAAATGTTGACGGTTATGGTGAGGCCTCTATGGTTCCTTATTTGGGCGAAAGTTATCATTCAGCAGAAGCGTTCCTGCAAAAAGTAGACTGGACACATTTTAAGCAACCTTTTAACTTCGGAGAGTTTACAGCCTATTTAAACAACATTGATGCTGGCAATCCAGCTATAAAAGCTGCTATTGATATTGCACTGAACGACATCAATGGAAAGATCCTGCAAAAGCCATGTTTTGAAATCTACCATGCTGATCCGGCAAAAATGCCTGTTACTTCTTATACGATAGGTATTGCTGCACCAGAATTAATTAAAGAAAAAGTTGCTGATGCAAAAGGATTTAAAGTGCTCAAAGTCAAATTAGGATCGGGCCATGATAAAGAACTGATCCATGCGATCAGAAGCGTAAGCAATTTACCGCTATATATAGACGCCAATCAAGGCTGGACAGACCGTAAAATGGCCATAGACCTGATTTACTGGTTACATGATCAGGGTGCCGTATTAATTGAACAGCCTATGAACAAGGCAAATATAGAAGGAAATGCATGGTTAACGGGTCGCAGTCCAATTCCAATCCTCGCTGATGAAGCTGTGCAAAGATTAAGTGATATTGACCACATTAAGGGAGCCTACCATGGCATAAACGTTAAACTGATGAAAAGCGGTGGAATGTATGAAGCTCACCAGATGATTTTAAAAGCCCGTTCCTATGGGATGAAGGTCATGATCGGCTGTATGAGCGAGACTTCTATAGCTACACAAGCTGGACTGGCTTTAGCGCCATTATGTGACTGGGTAGACCTGGATGGCCCCTTTCTCACTAAAAATAATCCATTTGAACCACCCGTCCTGCAAGAAGGCAGGTATATTTTAAAAGACCTTCCAGGTTTAGGGCTGAAAGGTCTTTCTCCTAGTTTGTTTCTTCCTTAA